From Salinicola endophyticus:
GCAGACCCCCCACGACCGCCTGGTGTGGGATGTCGGCCACCAGGCCTATCCGCACAAGATCCTCACCGGGCGCCGCGACGCGCTCACCGGGATTCGTCAGTACGGCGGCCTGGCGGCCTTTCCGCGGCGCGAGGAGTCGCCTTACGACACCTTCGGCGTGGGCCACTCGAGCACCTCGATCTCGGCCGCGCTGGGCATGGCCCTGAGCGCCCGTGCCAAGGGCGAGAAGCGCCGCGCCTGCGCGGTGATCGGCGACGGCGCGCTGACCGCCGGTATGGCCTTCGAGGCGCTGGCGCACGCCGGCCACGTCAAGGCCAACCTGCTGGTGGTGCTCAACGACAACGAGATGTCGATCTCCGAGAATGTCGGCGGCATGGCCAGCTACTTGACCCGCATTCTCACCAGCAAGCCGTATGCGGCGGTGCGCGAGAACGGCAAGCGGGTACTCTCGCACCTGCCCGGGGCGCTGGAGCTGGCGCGGCGCACCGAGGAGCACGTCAAGGGCATGATCAGCCCGGCCACGCTGTTCGAAGAGATGGGCTTTCACTACATCGGCCCCATCGACGGCCACGACCTGGCGGCGCTCAACCAGGCGCTGGAGGCGCTGCGTGATCAGGAGGGGCCGCAGTTTCTTCATGTGCGCACGCGCAAGGGGCGTGGCTTCCGGCCCGCCGAGGCCGACCCGATCGGCTTTCATGCCATCACCAAGCTCGAGCGCAAGCCGCCGGCGCCGCCGCGGGTCGACGCCGAGCGCCCGCCCGCCGCGGCAGCCTCGACGTCCAAGCCCGACGATGCATCGCGCCCGCAGCCGCGCAGCGAGGACATTTTGCGCCCGAAACCGCGCAGCGAAGAGATGTTGCGCCCGAAACCGCGCAAGTATTGCAACGTCTTCGGCGACTGGCTGTGCGACATGGCGGCGGCGGACACGCGCCTGATCGGTATCACGCCGGCGATGCGCGAAGGCTCCGACCTGATCCGTTTCTCGCAGACCTATCCCGAGCGCTACTACGACGTGGCGATCGCCGAGCAGCACGCGGTGACCCTGGCTGCCGGCATGGCCTGCGAGGCGATGAAGCCGGTGGTGGCGATCTACTCGACCTTCCTGCAGCGCGGCTATGATCAGCTGGTGCACGACGTCGCGGTGCAGCACCTGGATGTCACTTTCGCCATCGACCGTGCCGGGCTGGTGGGCGAAGACGGCCCGACCCACCACGGCGCGCTGGATCTCTCCTATCTGCGCTGTGTGCCCGGTCTGGTGATTCTGGCGCCGGCGGACGAGGCCGAGTGCCGCGCCATGCTCACCACCGCCTACCACCACCCCGGCCCGGCGGCGGTGCGCTATCCCCGGGGCACCGGCCCCGGCAGCGAACTGCCCCAGGATCTCGAGGCGCAGGTGCCGATCGGCCGCGCGCAGACCCGGCGCGAGGGCGAGCGCGTGGCGCTGCTCGCCTTCGGCAGCCTGAACACGCCGGCGGCCGAGGTCGCCGAGCGACTCGGGGCGACACACCTCAACATGCGCTCGGTCAAGCCGCTGGATCGCGACGCCATCGTCGCCGCGGCGCAGACCCACGAGCTGCTGGTCACCCTGGAGGAGAACGTGGTCGCCGGCGGCGCCGGCAGCGGGGTCAACGAGCTGCTGGCGGCGGAGGGGCTGATGCCGGCGGTGCTCAATCTGGGCATCCCCGATGCCTTCGTCGAGCACGGCAAGCCCGCCGAGCTGCTGCGTGACTGCGGCCTGGATGCCGCCGGGATCGAAGCGGCGATCCGCGCTCGCCTGAACCTCAACGACAACTGATAGGACTTCCATGTCTATTGCCATTCTGATCGGCGCCTTCATCGGCTACCTCGCCGGCAAGCTGCCGGGTCTTCTGATCGGGGCCGGGATCGGCTGGTGGATCAGCCGCAAGCTGCGCCAATCCGTGGTGGGGCGGGTGGTGGGCATCCAGCACCAGTTTCTCGAATCCACCTTTGCGGTGATGGGCTGTATCTGCAAGGCCGACGGCCACATCACCCACGACGAGATTCGCACCGCGGAGATGCTGTTCGATCGCCTGCACCTCAGTGGCGAGATGCGCGAGCGGGCCAAGGCGGCGTTCAACCGGGGCAAGAGCCCCGAGTTCGATCTCGACGCCGAGGTCGCCACCATCCGCCGGGTCACCGGCGGCCAGCGCGCGCTGCTGCAGGTCTTCCTGCAGGTGCAGCTGGCGGCGATCGCCGCCGACGGCCAGATGCACGAAGCCGAGCACACCATGCTGCTGCGGGTGGCCCGTGGCCTGGGCTTCTCGGAAGCCGAGATCCAGCAGATCGAAGCGATGCTGCGCGGTGGCCCGCACCAGGCCGGTGGCAGCCAGGCGAGCAGCGGCCAGAGCCTGGAGGACGCCTACCGGGTGCTGGGCATCTCCGAAGAGGCCAGCGACGCCGAGGTCAAGCGCGCCTATCGCAAGCTGATGAGCGAGAACCACCCGGACAAGCTGGCTGGCAAAGGGCTGCCGGAGAGCATGCGCGAGATGGCCAAGGAGCGCACTGCGGAGATCAGCAACGCCTACGAGGTGATCCGCAAGCAGCGCGAGAGCCGCGCCTGACACCGCCCGTCGCGGCCGGCATCGACGCCGCGCCCCGGCTTGGATAGGATCGAACCGGATCTGCGCTCACAGGACGTCCTGCATGCCAGGGAAAGCCGGTTTCTATCGCACCACCGCCAGACTGCTCGGCGCCATCGACCGGCGCGGCCTGGTCCTGCGCTACCGCTACGGCGATCGCCGCCTGCTGGAAGAGTGCGTGCTGCCGGCGCTCGACGCCGACCCGGCGGTGGCGGACGTGCTCCTGGTCGGCTGCGCCTGGTACACCCGTCACTACCCCGCGCTACTGCCCTCGGCCGAGGTGATCACCATGGAGATCGACCCGGCCAAGGCGGTCTTCGGCGGCGCGCGCCATATCGTCGCTGACATGGCTCATCTGGAAGCGCACATCACCCCCGCCTCGCTGGACGCGGTGATCTGTAACGGCGTGCTGGGCTGGGGGCTCGACGACCCGGCGGCGATCGAGGCCGCCTTCGCCGGCGCCAGCCGCTGTCTGCGCCCGGGTGGGCTGTTCCTGCTCGGCTGGAACGACATCGCCCCGC
This genomic window contains:
- a CDS encoding class I SAM-dependent methyltransferase; its protein translation is MPGKAGFYRTTARLLGAIDRRGLVLRYRYGDRRLLEECVLPALDADPAVADVLLVGCAWYTRHYPALLPSAEVITMEIDPAKAVFGGARHIVADMAHLEAHITPASLDAVICNGVLGWGLDDPAAIEAAFAGASRCLRPGGLFLLGWNDIAPRNACPPDTIAALDGLAAADIPGLCAHSVVAQARNRHCYQAWRKPLAA
- a CDS encoding 1-deoxy-D-xylulose-5-phosphate synthase; amino-acid sequence: MKLFDEIPTQRPLTPLLDTLDAPAGLRRMTLAQLRQVADELRAYLLYSVGVSGGHFGAGLGVVELTVALHRALQTPHDRLVWDVGHQAYPHKILTGRRDALTGIRQYGGLAAFPRREESPYDTFGVGHSSTSISAALGMALSARAKGEKRRACAVIGDGALTAGMAFEALAHAGHVKANLLVVLNDNEMSISENVGGMASYLTRILTSKPYAAVRENGKRVLSHLPGALELARRTEEHVKGMISPATLFEEMGFHYIGPIDGHDLAALNQALEALRDQEGPQFLHVRTRKGRGFRPAEADPIGFHAITKLERKPPAPPRVDAERPPAAAASTSKPDDASRPQPRSEDILRPKPRSEEMLRPKPRKYCNVFGDWLCDMAAADTRLIGITPAMREGSDLIRFSQTYPERYYDVAIAEQHAVTLAAGMACEAMKPVVAIYSTFLQRGYDQLVHDVAVQHLDVTFAIDRAGLVGEDGPTHHGALDLSYLRCVPGLVILAPADEAECRAMLTTAYHHPGPAAVRYPRGTGPGSELPQDLEAQVPIGRAQTRREGERVALLAFGSLNTPAAEVAERLGATHLNMRSVKPLDRDAIVAAAQTHELLVTLEENVVAGGAGSGVNELLAAEGLMPAVLNLGIPDAFVEHGKPAELLRDCGLDAAGIEAAIRARLNLNDN
- the djlA gene encoding co-chaperone DjlA; the protein is MSIAILIGAFIGYLAGKLPGLLIGAGIGWWISRKLRQSVVGRVVGIQHQFLESTFAVMGCICKADGHITHDEIRTAEMLFDRLHLSGEMRERAKAAFNRGKSPEFDLDAEVATIRRVTGGQRALLQVFLQVQLAAIAADGQMHEAEHTMLLRVARGLGFSEAEIQQIEAMLRGGPHQAGGSQASSGQSLEDAYRVLGISEEASDAEVKRAYRKLMSENHPDKLAGKGLPESMREMAKERTAEISNAYEVIRKQRESRA